From Nocardia sp. XZ_19_385, the proteins below share one genomic window:
- a CDS encoding S1C family serine protease produces MTEEEKSGTSGPQPTEQIPAGWGAPSQPYSQAGPYSTGQYSTPQYQTQQFPGPESGPEYAAMPGYPNPPHPGAPYGVQPPRKPLRTGLIAGALALALVSGGIGGVVGAAVTHRDGSGTSVSNALDAPRPKVKDVANAPAGSIQAVAQKVVPSVVMIKVASNRAEGEGSGVVLSSDGLILTNNHVAAGAGANSKMEVVFSDGSTAPATMVGNDPVSDLAVIKAEKTGLTPIEFGTSADLQVGESAIAIGSPLGLAGTVTTGIVSALNRPVSTSGEGASSPNTPNPVIDAIQTDAAINPGNSGGALVDSNGKLIGINTAIASLGANEMAGQQTGSIGLGFAIPVDQARRVADQLIKTGHATYAQIGIKLRPEDDSALVLEATPDGPAAKAGIPAGSVITKIDDRPISSGNALIAAVRSYQPGDKVKVTYTDEQGNNPKTVEVTLSGAPA; encoded by the coding sequence ATGACCGAGGAAGAAAAGTCCGGTACCAGCGGTCCGCAGCCGACCGAGCAGATCCCGGCCGGCTGGGGCGCGCCCTCCCAGCCGTATTCGCAAGCCGGTCCGTATTCCACCGGTCAGTATTCGACGCCGCAGTACCAGACCCAGCAGTTCCCGGGTCCGGAATCGGGGCCGGAATACGCTGCGATGCCGGGATATCCGAACCCGCCGCACCCCGGCGCCCCCTACGGCGTGCAGCCGCCCCGGAAACCGCTGCGCACCGGTCTCATCGCCGGCGCGCTGGCGCTGGCCCTGGTCAGTGGTGGCATCGGTGGTGTCGTGGGCGCGGCCGTCACCCATCGGGACGGTTCCGGCACCTCGGTCAGCAACGCACTCGACGCGCCCCGCCCGAAGGTCAAGGACGTCGCGAACGCGCCCGCCGGTTCGATCCAGGCGGTGGCCCAGAAGGTGGTGCCCAGCGTGGTGATGATCAAGGTCGCGAGCAATCGCGCCGAAGGCGAGGGCTCGGGCGTGGTCCTGTCCTCCGACGGCCTGATCCTGACCAACAACCATGTCGCCGCGGGCGCCGGCGCGAACTCCAAGATGGAGGTCGTCTTCAGCGACGGCAGCACCGCACCGGCCACCATGGTCGGCAACGATCCGGTCTCCGACCTGGCGGTGATCAAGGCCGAGAAGACCGGCCTGACCCCGATCGAGTTCGGCACCTCCGCGGACCTGCAGGTCGGCGAGTCCGCCATCGCCATCGGCTCCCCGCTCGGCTTGGCCGGCACCGTCACCACCGGCATCGTGTCCGCGCTGAACCGCCCGGTGTCCACCAGCGGCGAAGGCGCCTCGAGCCCGAATACGCCGAACCCGGTGATCGACGCGATCCAGACCGACGCCGCCATCAACCCCGGCAATTCCGGTGGTGCGCTGGTCGATTCGAACGGCAAGCTGATCGGCATCAATACCGCCATCGCGAGCCTGGGCGCCAACGAGATGGCCGGGCAGCAGACCGGTTCCATCGGCCTCGGCTTCGCCATCCCGGTCGATCAGGCCCGTCGGGTCGCCGATCAGTTGATCAAAACCGGCCACGCCACCTACGCCCAGATCGGCATCAAGCTGCGCCCGGAGGACGACAGCGCGCTGGTCCTGGAGGCGACGCCGGACGGCCCGGCGGCCAAGGCGGGCATCCCCGCGGGTTCGGTCATCACCAAAATCGATGACCGGCCGATCAGCTCCGGCAACGCCCTCATCGCGGCGGTCCGGTCGTACCAGCCCGGCGACAAGGTGAAGGTCACCTACACCGATGAGCAGGGCAACAACCCCAAGACCGTCGAGGTCACGCTCAGCGGCGCTCCCGCGTAA
- a CDS encoding MspA family porin produces MINRKSLVKVAGAGAAAAVAMGLFSTGAANADTFIPLPGGSLTKTLSDGTVVTVNLHGESANINPSMGATPVHRNAWASGTASVELSGGGASAGGRIYPGYLVGCQVNIGGVGVDGGAGLDIESDGEGGAKGTPSANGGAALSLGPGQSATFYVLDREVADDFGNESHSRNNRFKGLTGSVSWADSTIGLNGCGGYAQARAFVKVKVETDNVMSYVTLWGAPFSLG; encoded by the coding sequence ATGATCAACCGTAAGAGCCTGGTGAAGGTTGCCGGCGCGGGTGCCGCCGCGGCTGTCGCCATGGGCCTGTTCTCCACCGGTGCGGCCAACGCGGATACCTTCATCCCGCTGCCCGGTGGCTCCCTGACCAAGACCCTGTCCGACGGCACCGTGGTGACCGTCAACCTGCACGGTGAGTCCGCCAACATCAACCCGTCCATGGGCGCGACCCCGGTCCACCGCAACGCGTGGGCCTCGGGCACCGCCTCGGTCGAGCTGTCCGGTGGCGGCGCCTCGGCCGGCGGCCGGATCTACCCCGGCTACCTGGTGGGCTGCCAGGTCAACATCGGCGGTGTCGGTGTCGATGGTGGTGCCGGCCTCGATATCGAGAGTGACGGCGAAGGCGGCGCGAAGGGCACCCCGAGCGCCAACGGCGGCGCGGCGCTGTCGCTCGGCCCCGGCCAGTCCGCTACCTTCTACGTCCTCGACCGTGAGGTTGCCGACGACTTCGGCAACGAGTCGCACTCGCGCAACAACCGGTTCAAGGGCCTCACCGGCTCGGTGAGCTGGGCGGATTCCACCATCGGCCTGAACGGCTGTGGCGGTTACGCGCAGGCTCGTGCCTTCGTGAAGGTCAAGGTCGAGACCGACAACGTCATGTCGTACGTGACGCTGTGGGGCGCCCCCTTCAGCCTCGGCTGA
- the mscL gene encoding large conductance mechanosensitive channel protein MscL gives MLKGFKEFIFRGNVLDLAVAVVIGTAFTAIVSAFTDGIVKPLLAVFGGTNELGWGFQIVSGKPATFIQLGTIVGAVIDFLLIAAVLYFILVTPANRIMARFGSKQAAATEIALLTEIRDLLAEQRNAEGDAGKATGSSTTTIREV, from the coding sequence ATGCTCAAGGGATTCAAAGAGTTCATCTTCCGCGGGAACGTCCTCGATCTGGCCGTGGCCGTCGTGATCGGCACCGCGTTCACCGCGATCGTGAGCGCCTTCACCGACGGGATCGTCAAGCCGTTGCTCGCGGTCTTCGGCGGCACCAACGAACTCGGCTGGGGCTTCCAGATCGTGTCGGGCAAGCCCGCGACCTTCATCCAGCTGGGCACGATCGTGGGCGCGGTCATCGACTTCCTGCTGATCGCCGCGGTGCTGTACTTCATCCTGGTGACTCCGGCGAACCGGATCATGGCGCGCTTCGGCTCCAAGCAGGCGGCGGCCACCGAGATCGCACTGCTCACCGAGATCCGCGATCTGCTCGCCGAGCAGCGCAATGCGGAGGGCGACGCCGGAAAGGCCACCGGCAGCAGCACCACCACGATCCGCGAGGTGTAA
- a CDS encoding molybdenum cofactor biosynthesis protein B, translating to MSSADLSAVANSAVEQAAAGATVSSMEIDAPVAGRALVVVVDDRTAHGGVDSLGPLVTELLTEAGFLVDASVSVQADEVEIRNALNTAVIGGVDLVISVGGTGMSPRDVTPEATSQVLDRELLGITEALRASGRVAGSLDAGLSRGVAGISGSTLVVNLPGTRAAVRDGMATLGPLASKAIGELSGLAE from the coding sequence ATGTCGAGTGCGGACCTCAGTGCTGTTGCCAACTCAGCCGTCGAACAGGCGGCCGCAGGCGCTACGGTTAGCAGCATGGAAATCGATGCTCCTGTGGCGGGGCGTGCACTGGTGGTGGTCGTCGACGATCGAACGGCGCATGGAGGTGTGGACTCGCTCGGACCGCTGGTCACCGAGCTGCTCACCGAGGCGGGTTTCCTAGTCGACGCATCCGTTTCGGTGCAGGCCGACGAGGTGGAAATCCGTAATGCGCTGAACACCGCGGTGATCGGCGGTGTCGACCTGGTGATCTCGGTGGGCGGCACCGGCATGTCGCCGCGCGATGTCACCCCCGAGGCCACCTCCCAGGTGCTGGACCGCGAGCTGCTCGGCATCACCGAGGCGCTGCGCGCTTCCGGCCGGGTCGCCGGTTCGCTGGACGCTGGGCTCTCGCGCGGGGTCGCGGGCATCTCCGGCAGCACCCTGGTCGTGAACCTGCCGGGCACTCGCGCCGCGGTCCGCGACGGCATGGCAACCCTCGGGCCGCTCGCCAGTAAGGCGATCGGCGAACTCTCCGGATTGGCCGAATAA
- a CDS encoding FmdB family zinc ribbon protein — protein MPTYSYACTQCDNRFDIVQSFSDDALTVCPECSGKLRKLFNSVGIVFKGSGFYRTDSRGGSATASEPAKSDGAKSDNGSSKPAESSAPSSNGSASSSSTSTAAAAS, from the coding sequence GTGCCAACTTATTCGTACGCGTGCACCCAGTGTGACAACCGCTTCGACATCGTTCAGTCCTTCAGCGACGACGCCCTGACCGTCTGCCCCGAGTGCTCGGGCAAGCTGCGCAAGCTGTTCAACTCGGTCGGCATCGTGTTCAAGGGCAGCGGCTTCTACCGCACCGACAGCCGTGGCGGCTCCGCCACCGCGAGCGAGCCCGCGAAGTCGGATGGCGCGAAGTCGGACAACGGGTCGAGCAAGCCTGCCGAATCGAGCGCTCCGTCGAGCAACGGCTCCGCCAGCAGCTCCTCTACCAGCACCGCAGCCGCAGCCAGCTGA
- a CDS encoding UTP--glucose-1-phosphate uridylyltransferase encodes MTANGHSADGAVSCFRTAVVPAAGLGTRFLPATKTVPKELLPVVDTPGIELVAVEAADSGADRLVIVTSPGKDGVVAHFVEDLVLESTLAERGKFKLLEKVRKAPGLLDVVSVIQEEPLGLGHAVAQAESVLDDDEDAIAVLLPDDLVMPVGVLDVMSRVRRKRGGSVLCAIDVPKDQVSSYGVFDVATVPDAVNPNVMRVNGMVEKPALADAPSTYAAAGRYLLDRAIFDALRRIKPGAGGELQLTDAIALLIEEGHPVHVVVHRGSRHDLGNPGGYLRAAVDFALEREEYGPALREWLQHRLSAEWDPQLTPYD; translated from the coding sequence ATGACAGCAAACGGACATTCCGCCGACGGCGCGGTGTCGTGTTTCCGCACGGCCGTCGTTCCCGCGGCCGGACTCGGGACACGATTCCTGCCCGCGACGAAGACGGTGCCCAAGGAGTTGCTGCCGGTGGTGGACACCCCGGGCATCGAACTGGTCGCGGTCGAGGCCGCCGATTCCGGCGCGGACCGGCTGGTGATCGTGACCTCGCCCGGCAAGGACGGCGTCGTCGCACACTTCGTCGAAGACCTGGTGCTGGAGAGCACCCTGGCCGAGCGCGGCAAGTTCAAGCTCCTGGAGAAGGTGCGCAAGGCGCCGGGCCTGCTCGACGTGGTCTCGGTGATCCAGGAGGAACCGCTGGGTCTCGGGCACGCGGTCGCCCAGGCCGAGAGCGTGCTCGACGATGACGAGGACGCCATCGCGGTGCTGCTGCCCGACGACTTGGTGATGCCCGTCGGTGTGCTCGACGTGATGAGCCGGGTGCGGCGCAAACGCGGCGGCAGCGTGCTGTGCGCCATCGACGTGCCCAAGGATCAGGTCAGTTCCTACGGCGTCTTCGACGTGGCGACCGTGCCGGACGCGGTGAACCCGAATGTGATGCGCGTCAACGGCATGGTGGAGAAGCCCGCCCTGGCCGACGCGCCGTCCACCTACGCGGCGGCCGGCCGATACCTGCTGGACCGCGCCATCTTCGACGCGCTGCGCCGCATCAAGCCCGGCGCGGGTGGTGAGTTGCAACTCACCGACGCCATCGCGCTGCTGATCGAAGAGGGACATCCGGTACACGTTGTGGTGCACCGTGGGTCGCGCCACGATCTGGGCAACCCGGGCGGTTATCTTCGTGCTGCGGTCGATTTCGCTTTGGAACGTGAGGAATACGGCCCGGCCTTGCGAGAGTGGTTGCAGCACCGGCTGAGTGCGGAGTGGGATCCGCAGCTGACGCCCTACGACTGA
- a CDS encoding SAF domain-containing protein, producing the protein MKSRTDLGRENPLRAVLDNRPPWADLLLVRRLLAAALTVLAAVLFLRGDPDTHPAQVVVADHDLPPGRLLAAGDLRTAPRESGSLPSGAVRDAGELVGATLTGAMRAGEVFTDLRIVGPRLAAVAAGAPDARIVPIRLADNAVAEILRAGDRVDVVGAEDGSDRPARTLARDAAVVLVSRPADRRGQPEPVVLVAMDATHATAVAAASLRTALTVVFH; encoded by the coding sequence ATGAAATCGCGCACCGATCTCGGCCGAGAAAACCCGCTGCGCGCGGTTCTCGACAACCGCCCACCCTGGGCCGATCTGCTCCTGGTCCGCAGATTGCTCGCCGCCGCACTCACCGTGCTGGCGGCAGTGCTGTTTCTCCGCGGCGATCCGGATACGCACCCGGCGCAGGTGGTCGTCGCCGATCACGACCTACCGCCCGGCCGCCTGCTGGCAGCCGGTGACCTGCGCACCGCACCGCGCGAATCCGGTTCCCTCCCGTCCGGCGCGGTGCGTGACGCCGGAGAGCTCGTCGGCGCCACACTGACCGGCGCGATGCGGGCCGGTGAGGTCTTCACCGATCTGCGCATCGTCGGCCCGCGGCTGGCGGCCGTCGCGGCCGGCGCCCCGGACGCGCGCATCGTCCCGATCCGTCTCGCCGACAACGCTGTCGCGGAGATCCTGCGCGCCGGTGATCGCGTCGACGTGGTGGGCGCCGAGGACGGCAGCGACCGGCCCGCGCGCACGCTGGCCAGAGACGCCGCCGTGGTGCTGGTCTCGCGTCCGGCAGATCGGCGTGGGCAGCCGGAGCCGGTGGTCCTGGTCGCCATGGACGCCACCCATGCCACCGCCGTCGCGGCGGCCTCGCTGCGGACCGCGCTCACCGTCGTCTTCCACTGA
- a CDS encoding 5-formyltetrahydrofolate cyclo-ligase, giving the protein MEMPGEADKHAWRSEILRQRSAQTATEHAEEARLLAKTAGKLAVNGWVCAYVPVRGEPGSRELLDALCVGGSRVLLPVTGPPGPLQWAEYTGPDSLQPARFGLLEPIGELLGAEAVGLAELILVPALAVDLRGVRLGRGAGYYDRTLGAARPGVRLTAVVRDAELVSRLPEEPHDLRMGWALTPRGGLRQLGTVE; this is encoded by the coding sequence ATGGAGATGCCCGGTGAGGCCGATAAACATGCATGGCGCTCCGAAATTCTCAGGCAAAGAAGTGCTCAGACCGCCACCGAGCATGCCGAAGAGGCTCGCCTACTGGCGAAAACCGCGGGCAAACTCGCAGTGAACGGGTGGGTATGCGCCTATGTGCCGGTGCGCGGCGAGCCGGGTTCGCGCGAGTTGCTCGATGCGTTGTGCGTGGGCGGGTCGCGTGTCCTCTTACCTGTGACGGGTCCGCCCGGGCCGCTGCAATGGGCCGAATACACCGGTCCGGACAGCTTGCAACCTGCGCGTTTCGGACTGCTGGAGCCGATCGGGGAACTGCTGGGCGCCGAGGCCGTCGGGCTGGCGGAGTTGATTCTGGTGCCCGCGCTCGCGGTGGACCTGCGCGGCGTGCGGCTCGGGCGGGGCGCCGGCTACTACGACCGGACCCTGGGCGCGGCCCGGCCCGGCGTCCGGCTGACCGCGGTCGTGCGCGACGCGGAGCTGGTCTCCAGGCTGCCCGAGGAACCACATGACCTGCGCATGGGCTGGGCGCTCACACCGCGGGGCGGGCTGCGGCAACTGGGTACCGTGGAATGA
- a CDS encoding MspA family porin, which yields MSENRTNGLRRSAGVAGAAAAVAMGLFSTGAANADVFVPLPDGQKTGPGVTITRTGEHAVVVPGITANGVTREVRVSGNATADVTATPDGNPGPWNGADNSPGTNNSSTHGASTITTGYIVGCQVSIGDEALSLSGGVSVKPDSLGLSGGFSLGLGPGQVSWAAIEQKDILKAGVYSVEYEDMLISITGCAGYAQARSYTVVEIIGDHYSKTTLYGQPFSIG from the coding sequence ATGAGCGAGAACCGCACCAACGGTCTGCGTCGCAGTGCCGGCGTGGCCGGTGCTGCCGCGGCCGTTGCCATGGGTCTGTTTTCGACCGGCGCTGCCAATGCCGATGTCTTCGTGCCGTTGCCGGACGGTCAGAAGACGGGTCCAGGCGTCACCATTACCCGCACGGGTGAGCACGCTGTCGTCGTCCCGGGTATCACCGCGAACGGCGTGACCCGCGAAGTGCGCGTGTCGGGCAACGCGACCGCCGACGTGACCGCCACTCCCGACGGCAATCCCGGCCCCTGGAACGGCGCGGACAACAGCCCCGGCACCAACAACTCCTCGACGCACGGTGCGTCGACCATCACCACCGGCTACATCGTCGGCTGCCAGGTCAGCATCGGCGACGAGGCGCTCAGCCTCAGCGGTGGCGTCAGCGTCAAGCCGGACAGCCTCGGCCTCTCCGGCGGGTTCAGCCTGGGGCTCGGCCCCGGCCAGGTCAGCTGGGCCGCCATCGAGCAGAAGGACATTCTGAAGGCCGGCGTCTACTCGGTCGAGTACGAGGACATGCTGATCAGCATCACCGGTTGCGCCGGTTACGCGCAGGCGCGTTCCTACACCGTGGTCGAAATCATCGGCGATCACTACTCGAAGACCACCCTGTACGGCCAGCCCTTCTCCATCGGCTGA